One window of the Acidobacteriota bacterium genome contains the following:
- a CDS encoding metal-dependent hydrolase, producing MDTITHGVAGALLGKAFCDQPDNRLVRRSVIIGSVAPDLDMIGGWLTADELFQLEFHRGITHSIIALPAFALLLALATVRLTSPVSDAKSRWKLLALAYGTGLALHILFDLITAYGTMILQPVSMARYTFDMVFIIDLTLGAIVLIPQLVASAWSQPEHGARRTGYRRSWQRAWMMWLALSCGAIAAWFLVNAVGVPLSLGAIAVSIAIFATAFALPRFTRAKAWPQSRYCQAGLGLMILYLAACGFAHKVALDRVAQLVARNQLTALRIAALPAPPSLLKWSGLVQTDTGVTRFAIDLTDRGNASAEHFANTYPIPNEQKLHALPALQTYLWFARFPWVTSQERDGKQVVEYRDLQFIRPANRRDSPFTFRAQFDLDGNLISAGLAVL from the coding sequence GTGGATACCATTACACACGGCGTGGCCGGAGCGCTGCTTGGAAAAGCCTTCTGCGACCAGCCAGATAACCGGCTGGTACGCCGATCCGTAATCATCGGTTCCGTGGCTCCTGATCTTGACATGATCGGCGGCTGGCTGACCGCGGATGAACTTTTTCAACTGGAGTTTCACCGCGGCATCACCCATTCAATTATCGCGCTGCCTGCGTTCGCTCTGCTTCTGGCACTGGCCACCGTCCGTCTCACTTCTCCGGTATCAGACGCGAAATCACGTTGGAAACTTCTGGCATTAGCCTACGGGACCGGTTTAGCACTGCACATCCTATTCGATTTGATCACCGCATATGGCACCATGATCCTCCAGCCGGTGAGCATGGCGCGCTATACCTTCGACATGGTTTTTATTATTGATCTCACACTGGGCGCCATCGTTCTGATCCCGCAATTGGTAGCGTCGGCCTGGTCGCAGCCTGAGCACGGCGCGCGCCGGACAGGTTACCGTCGAAGCTGGCAGCGAGCCTGGATGATGTGGCTGGCACTCAGCTGTGGCGCCATCGCCGCGTGGTTTCTGGTGAATGCAGTAGGAGTTCCCTTATCGCTCGGCGCCATCGCCGTCAGCATTGCCATCTTCGCCACCGCCTTCGCTCTGCCGCGCTTCACGCGGGCAAAAGCGTGGCCTCAGTCGCGATACTGTCAGGCAGGGTTGGGTTTGATGATTCTATATCTGGCGGCCTGCGGATTCGCACATAAGGTTGCGCTCGACCGAGTCGCACAGTTGGTGGCTCGCAATCAATTGACGGCCCTGCGCATCGCGGCGCTGCCCGCTCCTCCGTCGTTGCTGAAATGGAGCGGCCTGGTGCAAACCGACACAGGCGTTACGCGCTTCGCCATCGACTTGACTGATCGCGGCAATGCTTCGGCGGAACATTTCGCTAACACCTATCCCATTCCCAACGAGCAAAAGCTACACGCGCTTCCGGCGCTGCAAACCTACCTTTGGTTTGCCCGGTTTCCGTGGGTTACATCCCAGGAGCGGGATGGTAAGCAAGTTGTGGAGTATCGCGATCTGCAATTCATTCGCCCCGCGAATCGGCGTGATTCGCCCTTCACTTTTCGTGCTCAGTTTGATCTGGATGGAAATCTCATCTCCGCTGGACTGGCGGTACTCTAG
- a CDS encoding 6,7-dimethyl-8-ribityllumazine synthase, whose translation MKQRELQGELSAAGLRLAVLVGRFNSFVTERLLSGALDALTRAGASDVDVVRVPGAMEIPVAARHLAETGNYDAIVCLGAVIRGDTPHFDYVCAESARGVTQVMLETGIPLAYGILTVDSLEQAVDRAGLKSGNKGFDAAMTAIEMGNLVKKIYGSTEQEIEKPTAPAVRTRAKGRTRK comes from the coding sequence ATGAAGCAACGAGAACTGCAGGGCGAATTGAGCGCCGCCGGATTGCGGCTGGCCGTGCTGGTTGGCCGCTTCAATTCATTTGTAACGGAACGGCTCCTGAGTGGCGCATTGGATGCGTTGACGCGTGCTGGCGCTAGCGACGTGGACGTCGTTCGCGTGCCGGGTGCAATGGAAATCCCCGTGGCCGCGCGCCATCTGGCGGAAACGGGAAATTATGACGCCATCGTTTGTCTGGGCGCGGTGATTCGGGGAGACACTCCGCACTTCGATTATGTTTGCGCGGAGTCGGCGCGCGGGGTCACGCAGGTGATGCTGGAGACCGGCATTCCGCTGGCCTACGGCATCCTCACCGTGGACAGCTTGGAGCAGGCTGTGGACCGGGCCGGGTTGAAGTCCGGGAACAAAGGCTTTGACGCGGCTATGACCGCCATTGAAATGGGCAATCTGGTGAAGAAGATTTATGGCAGTACAGAGCAGGAAATTGAAAAGCCAACAGCCCCGGCAGTAAGGACTCGCGCGAAAGGCCGGACGCGCAAGTAG
- a CDS encoding HAD family hydrolase, with translation MPRCLIFDADDTLWENNIYFQQAIEEFLVLVSPFAPDVLRVRALLTAVELECIPTGGYGTRNFVYALKETCCRLYKGKDAAVYLRRIEGIGVKLIQHPMDLRPGVVEILESLHEQYRLLVFSKGDFEEQSGKVRRSGLHRYFDRVVITGEKNTAAYHDLIRAHDLTADDTVMIGNSPRSDVIPAMAAGLWAIFVPHPHTWELEHQTLNPHPRLLHAESIHDLPALLALAKKQDQPA, from the coding sequence ATGCCCCGCTGCCTTATCTTCGACGCCGACGACACGCTTTGGGAAAACAATATCTATTTTCAGCAGGCCATTGAGGAGTTCCTCGTGCTGGTGTCGCCATTCGCTCCAGATGTGTTGCGGGTGCGCGCGCTACTCACCGCCGTCGAGCTGGAGTGTATTCCGACGGGCGGTTATGGCACGCGCAACTTCGTCTATGCGCTGAAGGAGACTTGCTGTCGGCTATATAAGGGTAAGGATGCGGCGGTGTATCTGCGGCGCATCGAGGGGATTGGCGTGAAGCTGATCCAACACCCGATGGACCTAAGGCCCGGTGTCGTTGAAATACTGGAGTCGTTGCATGAACAGTATCGCCTTCTGGTATTTTCCAAAGGGGATTTTGAAGAACAGTCCGGGAAGGTCCGTCGCTCCGGATTGCACCGTTACTTTGATCGCGTGGTCATTACCGGAGAAAAGAATACGGCAGCCTATCATGACCTGATCCGCGCGCATGATCTTACTGCCGACGACACGGTGATGATTGGCAATAGTCCGCGGTCAGATGTGATTCCGGCCATGGCGGCGGGGCTCTGGGCCATCTTTGTTCCCCACCCGCACACCTGGGAATTGGAGCATCAAACACTCAATCCGCATCCGCGACTGCTCCATGCCGAGAGCATCCACGACCTGCCTGCTCTGCTTGCCCTAGCAAAAAAACAGGACCAGCCTGCTTAG
- a CDS encoding GAF domain-containing protein, whose product MTSEDFFRSAVAWLDWQHPIAHPAWSWSISRRASSMVMEYISPGIKSSDGASLGRLVMGIQQTIAGKNFPMVAENASESPMLVGLQEALKLLGVESLVAVALRDGEQDIGILVVQECGKRRTFRGNDLAALEAISEQIVMAVANVRLRNLMKALAVTDERSGLLARDSYLTCLASEAERMRTQKSPLTVGLLQFVAVAQANGGKKSEGSRKAEDPTLDDFIQRFSCNVMQQLRQNDIALKYSSRVLALVLPGATTKDSAPVMEKMRRLAINTASGTGTAPPEIIAGFAEAIREGTMDNVDRVTELINRLEWALDDAVKEGGSNVKIVSPPLTP is encoded by the coding sequence ATGACCTCGGAAGATTTCTTCAGGTCAGCCGTTGCGTGGTTGGACTGGCAGCACCCAATCGCCCACCCAGCATGGTCATGGAGTATATCTCGCCGGGCATCAAGCATGGTCATGGAGTATATCTCGCCGGGCATCAAGTCCTCCGATGGTGCTAGCTTAGGTCGCCTGGTGATGGGCATTCAGCAAACGATCGCGGGAAAGAATTTTCCAATGGTTGCTGAAAACGCATCTGAATCTCCCATGCTGGTGGGACTTCAGGAGGCACTGAAGCTGCTGGGTGTGGAATCGCTTGTGGCTGTTGCCTTGCGCGATGGCGAACAGGATATCGGCATCCTTGTCGTTCAAGAGTGCGGGAAGCGCAGGACATTTCGCGGTAACGATCTGGCGGCGCTGGAAGCGATCTCCGAACAGATTGTCATGGCGGTAGCCAATGTTCGTTTGCGCAATTTGATGAAGGCGCTGGCGGTAACCGATGAGCGCTCCGGCCTGTTGGCCCGTGATTCGTATCTGACTTGTTTGGCCTCGGAGGCCGAACGAATGCGAACACAGAAGTCGCCGTTGACTGTGGGTCTATTGCAATTTGTTGCCGTAGCGCAAGCAAATGGCGGAAAAAAATCCGAGGGCAGCCGAAAAGCGGAAGACCCAACTCTCGATGATTTCATTCAGCGCTTCTCCTGCAACGTCATGCAGCAACTGCGTCAGAATGATATCGCATTGAAGTACTCCTCGCGAGTGCTCGCGCTGGTGCTTCCCGGCGCCACCACCAAGGACTCCGCTCCGGTGATGGAGAAGATGCGGCGGCTGGCCATTAACACCGCGTCGGGAACGGGTACGGCGCCGCCGGAGATCATTGCGGGCTTCGCGGAAGCCATCCGCGAGGGGACCATGGATAATGTGGACCGGGTTACGGAGTTGATCAATCGCCTGGAGTGGGCTCTTGATGATGCAGTGAAGGAAGGCGGCTCCAATGTGAAAATCGTGAGTCCGCCGCTAACCCCCTAA
- a CDS encoding translation initiation factor IF-1, with translation MAKGKYKKDKKPTEDLKEEGIEVGGTVVEKFPGGVFDVELEQQKQLVRAHLSGRLRKNRIRILPGDRVTLELSPYDLTRGRITYRFR, from the coding sequence ATGGCCAAAGGAAAATATAAGAAAGATAAGAAGCCGACAGAGGATTTGAAAGAGGAAGGCATAGAAGTCGGCGGCACCGTAGTGGAAAAGTTTCCCGGCGGGGTGTTCGACGTAGAGCTGGAGCAGCAAAAGCAGCTCGTGCGGGCGCATCTGTCTGGACGGCTGCGCAAGAATCGCATCCGCATCCTTCCTGGCGACCGCGTTACGCTGGAGCTTTCGCCCTACGATCTGACCCGTGGCCGCATCACTTACCGCTTCCGGTAA
- the nusB gene encoding transcription antitermination factor NusB, which translates to MPSRRKARECALQLLFQWDLARDLPERIQEIYWTNTRRSDDVALQAISNRLFYGAVESIKELDEAIRTHAENWRLERMPAVDRNLLRLAIYELTVGMENERTPPAVVINEALEIARRYSGEASIPFINGVLDGMRKSLGSAEAKQPLGAAEEQS; encoded by the coding sequence ATGCCTTCTAGAAGAAAAGCTCGAGAGTGTGCCCTGCAGCTATTATTTCAGTGGGATCTCGCTCGCGATCTGCCTGAGCGAATCCAGGAAATCTATTGGACCAACACGAGGCGGTCCGATGATGTGGCGCTGCAGGCAATTTCAAATCGCCTGTTTTACGGTGCCGTCGAGAGTATCAAGGAACTGGATGAGGCGATTCGCACGCATGCCGAGAACTGGCGACTGGAACGCATGCCCGCCGTAGATCGGAATCTGCTTCGGCTGGCGATTTACGAGTTGACCGTGGGAATGGAAAATGAGCGGACGCCACCGGCGGTAGTCATTAATGAGGCGTTGGAGATCGCCCGCCGCTACAGCGGCGAGGCATCGATCCCCTTCATCAACGGCGTACTAGACGGTATGCGCAAGAGTCTGGGATCTGCCGAGGCCAAGCAACCCTTGGGAGCCGCTGAGGAGCAATCCTAA